The Deltaproteobacteria bacterium genome window below encodes:
- a CDS encoding glycosyltransferase, whose product MKVTYIVGIFPKLSETFVLNQITDLIDMGHDVEIISSNRPKEEVVHESVERYGLLSKTHYLTRNQSNIGFELNEKLVSALFFTDIIHAHFAASQTEIALKIARSFGIPYVFTAHAFDIFANPDAGALREKFEAASKAITISDFNRDYLLKLLGEDLRGKIEVIRCGVRLEDFRFIERKPGEKVKILFVGRFVEKKGVRYAIEAFREVASEISNAELRIIGDGELKDEIVGLINALDLRERVVLLGPMPQSAVLKEMEGADIFLLPSVTAGNGDREGVPVSIMEASATGLPVVSSLHTGIPEVVIDGKTGFLAPEKDTALLAVRLKELIRDPDLRRRMGKEGRANIERLYSHRAEMGRLEGLFKELLKGKPSISGLPESLRQLLEDRVRGVAAEFESDLRQKKEDLRNKNEELKNKNEELKIKSGKIRAYESELQNISRYVDELEKTCIGEGG is encoded by the coding sequence ATGAAGGTAACATACATAGTCGGCATTTTTCCCAAGCTCTCGGAAACTTTCGTGCTCAACCAGATAACCGACCTGATTGACATGGGGCACGATGTCGAGATAATATCGTCCAACAGGCCGAAGGAAGAGGTCGTACATGAGAGCGTAGAGCGATACGGCCTCCTCTCTAAGACCCATTACCTTACGAGGAACCAGTCTAATATCGGGTTCGAGCTTAATGAAAAGCTCGTCTCCGCCCTTTTTTTCACCGATATCATCCACGCCCATTTTGCGGCGAGTCAGACTGAAATAGCCCTTAAAATTGCGAGGTCCTTCGGCATCCCGTACGTCTTCACTGCCCATGCCTTTGACATATTCGCAAACCCGGACGCAGGCGCGCTCCGCGAGAAATTCGAAGCGGCCTCAAAGGCGATCACGATTTCGGATTTCAACAGGGACTATCTTCTAAAGTTACTCGGGGAAGACCTCAGGGGAAAAATCGAGGTCATAAGGTGCGGGGTCAGGCTTGAGGATTTCAGGTTCATAGAGAGGAAGCCCGGAGAGAAGGTTAAGATACTCTTTGTCGGGCGGTTTGTGGAGAAAAAGGGAGTTCGCTACGCGATTGAGGCATTCAGGGAGGTCGCCTCTGAGATAAGCAATGCGGAGCTCAGGATAATCGGAGACGGGGAGCTGAAGGACGAAATCGTCGGCCTGATAAACGCCCTTGACCTGCGGGAGAGGGTTGTGCTTCTCGGCCCCATGCCGCAATCCGCCGTCTTGAAGGAAATGGAAGGCGCGGACATATTCCTCCTCCCTTCCGTCACCGCTGGGAACGGCGACAGGGAAGGCGTGCCCGTCTCGATAATGGAGGCCTCGGCAACCGGACTTCCGGTGGTATCCAGCCTGCACACCGGCATTCCGGAGGTCGTCATAGACGGGAAGACGGGCTTCCTTGCGCCGGAGAAGGACACGGCCCTGCTTGCTGTAAGGCTCAAGGAGCTTATCCGCGACCCTGACCTGAGAAGACGGATGGGAAAGGAGGGCAGGGCCAATATCGAAAGGCTTTACAGCCACAGGGCCGAGATGGGAAGGCTCGAAGGGCTTTTCAAGGAACTCCTTAAGGGTAAGCCGTCAATCTCAGGGCTTCCCGAAAGCCTCAGGCAGCTGCTTGAGGATAGGGTAAGGGGCGTTGCCGCTGAATTTGAAAGTGATTTAAGGCAAAAGAAAGAAGACCTGAGGAATAAGAACGAAGAGCTCAAGAATAAAAACGAAGAACTTAAGATAAAGTCCGGGAAAATACGCGCGTATGAA
- a CDS encoding class I SAM-dependent methyltransferase, with product METGCKEAHELEFQKLWLQFDKDFLSGKLLEYWKKYRFFDEVQTFIRPLQGKKVLDIGCGVISVLNLIKEPGAELHGIDPLMDEYKQLYKLDDGIDWSAAPGEKVPFPGGYFDIVFCTNVLDHTENPDAVLDEVRRVLKDGGVFVLTTDIFKVPEKRNPAHPHAFTDESVDILLDRHGMNTLFNRNSQVRAQVFRFMKNDLIQDDVREKVVVARKA from the coding sequence ATGGAAACCGGGTGCAAGGAAGCGCACGAGCTTGAATTTCAGAAACTCTGGCTGCAATTCGATAAGGATTTTCTGTCTGGCAAGCTACTTGAATACTGGAAGAAATATAGGTTTTTCGACGAGGTACAGACCTTCATCAGGCCTCTTCAGGGCAAGAAAGTGCTTGATATCGGCTGCGGCGTCATCTCGGTTTTGAACCTTATAAAGGAACCCGGCGCCGAGCTTCACGGCATCGACCCCCTCATGGATGAATACAAACAATTATACAAGCTGGACGATGGGATTGATTGGTCGGCTGCGCCGGGCGAAAAGGTCCCTTTCCCTGGCGGGTATTTCGACATCGTCTTTTGCACCAATGTGCTTGACCATACGGAAAACCCCGATGCCGTGTTGGACGAAGTGCGAAGGGTGCTTAAAGACGGAGGCGTATTCGTTTTGACCACCGACATTTTCAAGGTTCCAGAAAAACGCAATCCGGCCCATCCGCATGCATTTACGGATGAATCAGTTGATATCCTTCTGGATAGGCATGGCATGAATACATTGTTCAACAGGAACTCTCAAGTCAGGGCTCAAGTATTCAGGTTTATGAAAAACGATTTGATTCAAGATGATGTTCGTGAAAAGGTCGTGGTCGCAAGGAAAGCTTGA
- the cysC gene encoding adenylyl-sulfate kinase yields MRKGFTIWFTGLSGAGKTTLSNLLHHSLQKRGVTNVEVLDGDVVRTHLSKGLGFTREDRDTNIRRIGWVAHLLTKHRVPNLVSAISPYRNVRDEVRNLIEHTGGEFIEVFVDCPVEVCEKRDVKGLYAKARAGEIRQFTGIDDPYEPPQSPEVHIRTDHISVQQGVDMILKHITEKGLI; encoded by the coding sequence ATGAGAAAAGGTTTTACAATCTGGTTCACCGGGCTGTCCGGCGCGGGAAAAACGACGCTCTCGAATCTCCTGCACCATAGCCTTCAGAAAAGGGGCGTGACCAACGTCGAGGTGCTTGACGGCGATGTCGTAAGGACTCACCTTTCAAAGGGGCTGGGCTTCACCAGGGAAGACAGGGACACCAACATAAGGAGGATAGGCTGGGTCGCCCATCTTCTTACCAAGCACAGGGTCCCGAATCTCGTCTCAGCAATTTCACCTTACAGGAATGTCAGGGATGAGGTCAGGAACCTGATAGAACATACCGGTGGAGAGTTTATCGAGGTGTTCGTCGATTGTCCGGTCGAGGTCTGCGAAAAGAGGGATGTGAAAGGCCTTTACGCAAAGGCGAGGGCAGGCGAGATAAGGCAATTCACGGGCATTGACGACCCGTATGAGCCGCCGCAGAGTCCAGAGGTGCATATCAGGACTGATCATATTTCGGTCCAGCAGGGCGTGGATATGATATTGAAGCATATTACAGAAAAAGGGCTTATCTGA
- a CDS encoding ABC transporter ATP-binding protein codes for MSGTAIRISNVSKSYRMYPAPADRMKELLHPFGKKYHKDFWALRDVSLEVPKGTTFGIVGQNGSGKSTLLQIIAGILSPTVGSVEVSGRISALLELGAGFNKEFTGRENVFLQGAMRGITREEMEEKFDSITAFADIGHFIDQPVKKYSSGMYVRLAFACAINIDPEILIVDEALAVGDAMFQRRCYRRLEEFQKSGKTILFVSHNVGTVTNICTQAMFLDRGRVVCLGSPKEVVNAYSKALAEREAEYARKMSGGKEIAPKWDGEGEDERVEGPGEFRFGAGGAELKEIELLNGKGEPTTFIEAGEPYTVRARVLFKKDMEEPVLGFMIKTLNGLELSGASTESAKTPIGPVRKGDFREIRFDQKMNLNPGQYAITSSVAEFDKSDRIFHDRRLDVLFFKVIGTTVSYGIVNSGSAISITADAEGITY; via the coding sequence ATGTCCGGGACCGCCATACGCATATCGAACGTCAGCAAGAGCTACCGCATGTACCCCGCCCCCGCCGACAGGATGAAGGAGCTTCTTCACCCTTTCGGCAAGAAATACCACAAGGACTTCTGGGCGCTCCGGGACGTAAGCCTTGAGGTGCCGAAGGGCACGACTTTCGGCATAGTCGGGCAGAACGGCTCGGGGAAGAGCACCCTTTTGCAGATAATCGCAGGGATACTGAGCCCTACGGTAGGGAGCGTGGAGGTAAGCGGCAGGATTTCCGCCCTCCTTGAGCTCGGAGCGGGTTTTAATAAGGAATTCACCGGCAGGGAGAACGTATTCCTGCAGGGCGCGATGCGGGGCATCACGAGGGAGGAGATGGAGGAGAAGTTCGACTCCATAACCGCCTTCGCGGACATAGGCCACTTCATAGACCAGCCGGTAAAGAAGTATTCGAGCGGCATGTACGTGAGGCTCGCCTTCGCCTGCGCCATCAATATCGACCCCGAAATACTAATCGTTGACGAGGCGCTTGCCGTTGGCGACGCGATGTTCCAGAGGCGGTGCTACAGGAGGCTCGAGGAGTTCCAGAAGAGCGGGAAGACGATATTGTTCGTCTCGCATAACGTGGGCACTGTCACGAACATCTGCACCCAGGCCATGTTCCTGGACCGGGGCAGGGTAGTGTGCCTGGGAAGCCCCAAGGAAGTGGTGAACGCCTACAGCAAGGCCCTTGCCGAGAGGGAGGCCGAGTACGCCCGGAAAATGAGCGGCGGCAAAGAGATAGCGCCGAAATGGGACGGGGAGGGGGAGGATGAGAGGGTCGAGGGGCCCGGCGAGTTCCGCTTCGGCGCGGGCGGCGCGGAATTGAAGGAAATAGAGCTTTTGAACGGGAAAGGCGAGCCGACTACGTTCATCGAGGCCGGAGAGCCGTATACGGTGAGGGCCAGGGTGCTTTTCAAAAAGGACATGGAAGAGCCTGTGCTGGGCTTCATGATAAAGACGCTGAATGGCCTGGAGCTTTCAGGCGCGAGCACCGAGTCAGCCAAAACGCCCATTGGGCCGGTAAGGAAAGGCGATTTCAGGGAGATACGCTTCGACCAGAAAATGAACCTCAACCCCGGCCAGTACGCGATAACCTCCTCGGTTGCTGAGTTCGATAAGAGCGATAGGATATTCCACGACAGAAGGCTTGACGTGCTATTTTTCAAGGTGATAGGGACGACCGTGTCATATGGGATAGTCAACAGCGGCAGCGCTATTTCTATAACGGCTGATGCTGAAGGTATTACATATTGA
- a CDS encoding ABC transporter permease has translation MKQSVLISIDFVRKLFKSRQMLWAMAMRDLKAKYVGSVFGLTWAIIHPLVQVLVYGLVFGVIFKSRPDASYGTDSYILFLLTGILPWQFFQQGVTSAMGSINSNSNLVKKAVGFPSELLPIISVMSSFINHLIGLSLLLLALVVIEFRLPLYAPLIIPYLFFISLFAIGLGWILSSVSVYLRDLKQVIDMLMLAWFFLTPIFYSPSIVPPGMMAFLKFNPLFLVVEGFRESLLAGRLPNPQAIAYLAFVSLITFGVGGLFFRRLKPGFAEVL, from the coding sequence ATGAAGCAAAGCGTACTTATCTCCATAGATTTTGTGCGGAAGCTCTTCAAAAGCAGGCAGATGCTCTGGGCCATGGCAATGAGGGACCTCAAGGCCAAATATGTTGGGAGCGTCTTCGGCCTCACCTGGGCGATCATTCATCCGCTCGTGCAGGTCCTGGTATACGGCCTGGTTTTCGGGGTCATCTTCAAGTCCAGGCCCGATGCGTCCTACGGCACGGACAGCTACATCCTATTCCTTCTGACCGGCATACTCCCCTGGCAGTTCTTTCAGCAGGGCGTCACATCGGCAATGGGTTCCATAAATTCGAACAGCAATCTAGTCAAAAAGGCCGTGGGCTTCCCGTCGGAGCTTCTGCCCATAATCTCTGTAATGAGCAGCTTCATTAACCACCTCATAGGCCTGAGTCTCCTTCTTTTGGCGCTCGTGGTCATCGAGTTCCGGCTCCCCCTGTACGCTCCGTTGATAATCCCCTATCTCTTTTTTATCTCGCTTTTCGCGATAGGGCTCGGCTGGATACTTTCGAGCGTGAGCGTGTATCTCCGCGACCTTAAGCAGGTAATAGATATGCTCATGCTGGCGTGGTTCTTCCTTACCCCGATATTCTATTCGCCGTCCATAGTGCCGCCGGGGATGATGGCCTTTCTCAAGTTCAACCCGCTTTTCCTGGTGGTGGAGGGGTTCAGGGAATCGCTCCTTGCCGGGAGGCTCCCCAACCCCCAGGCCATTGCCTATCTCGCGTTCGTGTCGTTAATAACATTCGGCGTCGGCGGCCTCTTCTTCAGGCGCTTGAAGCCCGGCTTCGCGGAGGTACTGTAG
- a CDS encoding thermonuclease family protein, which produces MTRAIRIAALAVAAVVIFCQSALAMPSGEYRVREVIDGDTVILSNGETVRYIGVDTPEVNEFHWLEARVRNMSIVLGRLVRVDVCGAEKRDKYGRVLAWVYSAEGELVSETLIREGLGRALAIPPCGVRMARRLAAAEAEAKAAKLGIWGSAARSQALSITPFEAWMHVGEMVRMTGEVSDAVRFGDTWFLEFWPDTVKAVVMPRAFFEFERRGISLHSFKGKTVTITGILHEGRSGLEILIDSPSRIE; this is translated from the coding sequence ATGACGCGGGCAATCCGCATAGCGGCGCTCGCGGTGGCGGCGGTCGTCATATTCTGCCAATCCGCCCTTGCCATGCCCTCCGGCGAATACCGGGTGCGCGAGGTGATAGACGGCGACACCGTCATACTCTCGAACGGCGAGACGGTAAGGTACATAGGCGTGGACACTCCTGAGGTGAACGAGTTCCACTGGCTGGAGGCCAGGGTGAGGAACATGTCCATCGTGCTCGGCAGGCTCGTGCGCGTTGACGTCTGCGGGGCTGAAAAAAGGGACAAATACGGCAGGGTGCTCGCGTGGGTTTACTCCGCCGAGGGCGAGCTTGTGAGCGAGACCCTGATAAGGGAAGGGCTCGGCAGGGCCCTGGCCATACCGCCCTGCGGGGTGAGGATGGCCAGGAGGCTTGCGGCTGCCGAGGCCGAGGCAAAGGCCGCGAAGCTCGGGATCTGGGGGAGCGCCGCCAGATCCCAGGCGCTCTCGATAACCCCGTTCGAGGCCTGGATGCACGTCGGCGAGATGGTGAGGATGACGGGAGAGGTGAGCGACGCTGTCAGGTTTGGCGACACCTGGTTCCTGGAGTTCTGGCCGGATACCGTAAAGGCGGTCGTCATGCCGAGGGCCTTCTTCGAGTTCGAGAGGAGGGGCATAAGCCTGCATTCCTTCAAGGGTAAGACGGTCACCATAACCGGCATACTCCATGAGGGGAGAAGCGGCCTGGAGATACTGATAGACTCGCCGTCGAGGATAGAATAG
- a CDS encoding methylenetetrahydrofolate reductase — protein MEPKTRLKDELDSGRFVITAEICPPRGTDTETFLRKARLLRGRIAAANVTDNQRAVMRLSSLACSVLLLNEGIDPVFQMTCRDRNRLALQSDILGAWVLGVRNILALTGDHVAFGDHREAKAVFDVDSVQLVGLIDTLNHGKNMKATELRGKTDFYIGAVVAPEANPWGPEEIKFEKKVASGARFFQTQAIFDMEKFKRFFEGAEKSGVRVLGGILLLKSAKMAQYLNNNVPGVNVPQGLIDELEAAPDQLKKGIEIASRQVRELKGFCHGAHIMAIGQEESVVEIIEGA, from the coding sequence ATGGAACCGAAGACACGCCTTAAAGACGAGCTGGATTCGGGCAGGTTCGTAATAACAGCCGAGATATGTCCGCCCAGGGGCACGGACACCGAGACATTCCTCCGGAAGGCCAGGCTTCTACGGGGCAGGATCGCCGCGGCGAACGTAACGGACAACCAGAGGGCGGTCATGCGCCTTTCGTCGCTCGCCTGCTCGGTCCTCCTCCTTAACGAGGGCATAGACCCGGTCTTCCAGATGACATGCAGGGACAGGAACAGGCTTGCGCTCCAGTCAGACATCCTGGGCGCGTGGGTCCTGGGGGTGAGGAACATCCTGGCCCTTACCGGCGACCATGTCGCCTTCGGCGACCACAGGGAGGCAAAGGCCGTCTTCGACGTGGACTCTGTCCAGCTCGTGGGCCTTATAGACACCCTGAACCACGGGAAGAACATGAAGGCTACCGAGCTACGGGGGAAGACTGATTTTTATATCGGCGCGGTCGTCGCGCCGGAGGCCAACCCCTGGGGGCCGGAGGAGATAAAATTCGAGAAGAAGGTCGCATCCGGGGCCAGGTTTTTCCAGACCCAGGCCATCTTCGATATGGAGAAGTTCAAGAGGTTCTTCGAGGGCGCTGAGAAAAGCGGGGTAAGAGTGCTCGGCGGAATACTGCTTTTAAAATCCGCGAAGATGGCGCAGTACCTGAATAACAACGTTCCCGGCGTTAACGTGCCGCAGGGGCTCATAGACGAGCTCGAGGCCGCGCCCGACCAGTTGAAAAAAGGCATCGAGATAGCCTCAAGGCAGGTGCGTGAGCTTAAAGGCTTCTGCCACGGCGCTCATATAATGGCCATCGGGCAGGAAGAGAGCGTGGTGGAGATAATAGAAGGGGCTTGA
- the purQ gene encoding phosphoribosylformylglycinamidine synthase subunit PurQ, whose amino-acid sequence MKFGIIVFPGSNCDHDCYHAVKHVFGQEAEYVWHKSTSLEGFDCVILPGGFSYGDYLRTGAIASFSPVMNEVVSFARKGGLVMGICNGFQILTEAGLLPGVLMRNKGLKFICEHTHLRVENNGSRFTSRYSGGQVVDIPIAHADGNYYADPETIARLEGEGRVAFRYSTPDGIVSDSANPNGSISNIAGILNEKGNVLGMMPHPERALEGELGSLDGRGVFESILGRVRS is encoded by the coding sequence ATGAAGTTTGGAATAATAGTGTTCCCCGGGTCAAACTGCGACCACGACTGCTACCACGCCGTAAAGCACGTATTCGGCCAGGAAGCCGAATACGTCTGGCACAAGTCCACGAGCCTTGAGGGCTTCGACTGCGTCATACTGCCGGGCGGCTTTTCATACGGCGACTACCTCCGTACAGGCGCGATAGCGAGCTTTTCGCCGGTCATGAACGAGGTCGTCTCGTTCGCCAGGAAGGGCGGCCTTGTCATGGGTATCTGCAACGGCTTCCAGATATTGACGGAAGCGGGCCTCCTTCCGGGCGTGCTCATGCGGAACAAGGGCCTGAAGTTCATCTGCGAGCACACCCATTTAAGGGTGGAGAACAATGGATCGCGCTTCACGAGCCGCTACTCCGGCGGCCAGGTCGTGGACATACCAATAGCCCACGCGGACGGTAACTACTACGCCGACCCCGAGACTATCGCGAGGCTCGAGGGCGAGGGCAGGGTGGCTTTCAGGTATTCGACCCCGGACGGGATCGTAAGCGACTCCGCGAACCCCAACGGCTCCATTTCCAATATAGCCGGCATCTTGAACGAGAAGGGGAACGTGCTCGGAATGATGCCGCACCCCGAGAGGGCGCTTGAAGGCGAGCTTGGCTCGCTTGACGGCAGGGGCGTTTTCGAATCCATCCTCGGCCGAGTCAGGTCGTAA
- the purS gene encoding phosphoribosylformylglycinamidine synthase subunit PurS, protein MRAKVYVTLKKGVLDPQGKAVMGALGSMGFNEVKDVRVGKFMEVELDRTSPEAAEKRLREMCEKLLANTVIENYRIELE, encoded by the coding sequence ATGAGGGCGAAGGTATACGTGACGCTTAAGAAGGGCGTTCTCGACCCGCAGGGCAAGGCGGTTATGGGCGCGCTGGGCTCAATGGGCTTTAATGAAGTCAAGGACGTAAGGGTCGGGAAGTTCATGGAGGTGGAGCTTGATCGGACCTCGCCGGAAGCCGCTGAGAAGAGGCTCCGGGAGATGTGCGAGAAGCTCCTCGCAAACACGGTAATAGAGAACTACAGGATAGAGCTGGAATAG
- a CDS encoding phosphoribosylaminoimidazolesuccinocarboxamide synthase, with protein sequence MEKREKIYEGKAKVLFTTDDPDLLIQYFKDEATAFDGKKKGVIEEKGTLNNKISSAIFRMLESNGVKTHFVKELNDREMLVKKLRIIPVEVVVRNLIAGSLSKRLGIEEGTSLSEPIVEFFYKSDPLGDPMINEYHARVFGWATDAELKEMSATALKVNEILSRFFDERGIILVDFKLEFGEHKGKVLLGDEITPDGCRLWDKKTREKLDKDRFRRDLGKVGEAYQEVLRKVME encoded by the coding sequence ATGGAAAAGCGCGAAAAAATCTATGAGGGCAAGGCGAAGGTCCTCTTTACGACCGACGACCCTGACCTCCTGATACAGTATTTCAAGGACGAGGCGACCGCCTTTGACGGGAAGAAAAAGGGCGTAATCGAGGAAAAGGGCACGCTCAACAACAAGATATCCTCGGCCATCTTCAGGATGCTCGAATCAAACGGCGTAAAGACCCATTTCGTCAAGGAGCTCAATGACCGGGAGATGCTGGTTAAAAAGCTTCGCATAATCCCGGTCGAGGTGGTCGTAAGGAACCTCATCGCCGGAAGCCTCTCGAAGAGGCTCGGCATAGAGGAGGGGACCTCTTTAAGCGAGCCCATCGTCGAGTTCTTCTACAAGAGCGACCCGCTCGGCGACCCCATGATAAACGAGTACCACGCCAGGGTCTTCGGGTGGGCGACCGACGCGGAATTGAAGGAGATGTCCGCGACCGCGCTTAAGGTGAACGAAATACTCTCCCGGTTTTTCGACGAGAGGGGTATAATACTGGTGGATTTCAAGCTCGAGTTCGGCGAGCACAAGGGGAAAGTGCTCCTCGGGGACGAGATAACCCCGGACGGCTGCAGACTCTGGGACAAGAAGACGCGCGAGAAGCTCGACAAGGACAGGTTCAGGAGGGACCTGGGCAAGGTCGGCGAGGCCTACCAGGAGGTCCTGAGGAAGGTGATGGAATGA
- the purB gene encoding adenylosuccinate lyase — MIERYTRKEMGRIWEPENRFRKWLEVEIAACEAWERLGKIPKKSLEVIKKKADFDVARIDEIERTVKHDVIAFLTSVAEFVGPDSRFIHMGLTSSDVLDTSLALLLRESADLIISDIKGLMSVLEKKAFEHKMTPMMGRSHGIHAEPTTFGLKMALWYDEMGRNLERMERTKEVISYGKLSGAVGTFSQIDPRVEKFALRKLGLKPEPVATQVVHRDRHAEFFSTLAIIASSIEKFAVEIRHLQRTEVLEAEEPFTKGQKGSSAMPHKRNPILSENLTGLARLIRGYAVSAIENIPLWHERDISHSSVERVIAPDATILVDFMLSRATGLVRDLVVYPANMLENMDKLKGVVFSQKVLLKLVDKGATREEAYAIVQRNAMKVWEGLGDFKSILMDDNEVRGYLTEKEIGASFDIKPYLKQVDYIFKRTFGKKGSES; from the coding sequence GTGATAGAGAGGTACACGAGGAAGGAGATGGGCCGCATATGGGAGCCGGAAAACCGGTTTCGGAAGTGGCTCGAAGTGGAGATAGCGGCCTGCGAGGCCTGGGAAAGGCTCGGGAAGATCCCGAAGAAATCCCTCGAAGTAATCAAAAAGAAAGCGGATTTCGATGTAGCGCGTATCGACGAAATAGAGAGGACGGTCAAGCACGACGTAATCGCCTTCCTTACGTCTGTCGCCGAGTTCGTCGGGCCTGACTCACGCTTCATACACATGGGGCTTACTTCATCGGACGTCCTCGATACCTCGCTCGCATTGCTTCTAAGGGAATCGGCCGACCTCATAATCTCCGACATAAAGGGGCTCATGTCCGTGCTCGAGAAAAAGGCGTTCGAGCACAAGATGACCCCCATGATGGGCCGCTCACACGGCATACACGCCGAGCCAACGACCTTCGGACTCAAGATGGCCCTCTGGTATGACGAGATGGGGAGGAACCTCGAGAGGATGGAGCGGACCAAGGAAGTAATCTCCTACGGCAAGCTCTCCGGCGCGGTCGGGACCTTCTCGCAGATAGACCCGAGGGTCGAAAAATTCGCGCTCAGGAAACTCGGCTTGAAACCCGAGCCCGTAGCCACCCAGGTCGTCCACAGGGACAGGCACGCGGAGTTCTTCTCGACTCTCGCCATCATCGCCTCGTCCATCGAGAAGTTCGCGGTCGAAATAAGGCACCTCCAGAGGACGGAGGTGCTGGAAGCAGAGGAGCCTTTCACCAAGGGGCAGAAGGGCTCGTCCGCCATGCCGCACAAGAGAAACCCCATACTCTCAGAGAACCTTACCGGGCTTGCAAGGCTCATTCGCGGATACGCAGTCAGCGCGATAGAGAACATCCCGCTCTGGCACGAGAGGGACATAAGCCATTCGTCGGTCGAGAGGGTAATCGCTCCGGATGCGACCATACTCGTCGATTTCATGCTTTCGAGGGCCACTGGCCTCGTAAGGGACCTGGTCGTGTATCCGGCGAACATGCTGGAGAACATGGACAAGCTCAAGGGTGTGGTATTCTCGCAGAAGGTCCTCCTTAAGCTCGTGGACAAGGGCGCCACAAGGGAAGAGGCCTACGCGATAGTCCAGAGGAACGCCATGAAGGTCTGGGAGGGGCTCGGGGACTTCAAATCCATCCTCATGGACGACAATGAAGTGAGGGGCTATCTTACGGAGAAGGAGATAGGCGCCTCTTTCGACATAAAGCCGTATCTGAAGCAAGTTGACTATATTTTCAAGAGGACCTTCGGGAAGAAGGGATCTGAGTCTTAG
- a CDS encoding V-type ATP synthase subunit D, producing the protein MAVLEKSAPTREQFMALRRRYEVIGKGLELLKSKREALMKEFFGIVDESIRMREELNSLLADAQRRIERARAIDAGSIESFAHASRRSVPLSIKARNVWGIFIPEIDEVRLTRSIEARDISPLGERAEVLDAAREFEAATELIVKIASREVRLSRIGEVIRSDSRKINAINEVILPSIKDRIKYIERVLEEREREEIFRLKRNKARRQAEEGA; encoded by the coding sequence ATGGCGGTACTCGAAAAGAGCGCGCCCACGAGGGAGCAGTTCATGGCCCTCCGGCGGAGGTACGAGGTCATAGGCAAGGGCCTTGAGCTTCTTAAGAGCAAGCGGGAGGCCCTCATGAAGGAGTTCTTCGGCATCGTGGACGAATCGATAAGGATGCGCGAGGAACTGAATAGCCTCCTTGCCGACGCCCAGAGGCGGATAGAGCGCGCAAGGGCCATAGACGCAGGGTCAATAGAGTCGTTCGCCCATGCCTCCAGGAGGAGCGTGCCCTTGAGCATAAAGGCCAGGAACGTATGGGGCATCTTCATCCCGGAGATAGATGAGGTCAGACTTACGAGGTCTATTGAGGCCAGGGACATATCCCCGCTCGGCGAAAGGGCCGAGGTGCTCGACGCCGCCCGGGAGTTCGAGGCCGCAACAGAGCTGATCGTAAAGATAGCCTCGCGCGAGGTGAGGCTATCCCGCATAGGCGAGGTCATACGCTCGGATTCAAGAAAGATAAACGCAATAAACGAGGTAATACTCCCCTCCATAAAGGACAGGATAAAGTACATAGAACGCGTCCTCGAGGAAAGGGAGAGGGAGGAGATATTCAGGCTCAAAAGAAATAAGGCAAGAAGGCAGGCGGAGGAAGGGGCTTAA